ACGCAGCGGCTGGACGCGCCGGGCCTCCTCGACCAGCTGGACGCCCGGTACCCCGCCTGCTCACCCCTCAGCGCCCCGGCCTTCCTGGCGGACCCGGGGCGCACCCGGTTCACGGCCCTGTTCCAGAAGATGTACGGCGGGACAGCCGCCGCCGTCCGCGCGCACCTGCGGCCCGTGGACTGGCTCGGCCAGACGGTCCTGGTGACGGACGTGAACGGCGCGGCCAGCTCGCTGCGGGCGGTCGCGGCCGAGGTCGCCCGGCACCCGGAGTGGCGCACGTACGCTGTCCCGAGCGCCGGGACGTTCCTGTGGCGCACGGTGGCCGGCACGCCGCGCCGCAGTGTCCACTCGTACGGCGCCGCGATCGACCTGCACACCGCGCACGCTGCGTACTGGGCATGGGACGGGTACCGGGAAGGGGAGAGGGGCGTCCGCTGGCGCAACGCCTTCCCGGTGGGCCTCGTGCAGACCTTCGAGCGGCACGGCTGGATCTGGGGCGGCCGCTGGTACCACTACGACACCATGCACTTCGAGTACCGTCCGGAACTCACGCGGGCCTGCCACTCCTGAATGGCCGGCCCACCCCGGGGCGGCTGGCATCCTGACAACAGGGACCTGACGTCAGGGGCGCCCGGCGAAGAGGCGCAGGTCGTCCACGAATTCCTGCATCTTCAGTTCCGCGGCCGCGCGGCCTGCCTGCCGGATCAGGTCGTACCCGTCCAGCGTGCCGGAGAGCACCGCCTCCTGAATGCGGGTCAGGATGCCCTCGTTGCCCGCGCCGCGCAGCAGGAACTTCAGGGTGGACACGGCGCGCGCCGCCTGCACCTCCACCGGAAGCGCGTAGAATTCCCGTTCCTCCGCCTGCTCCTCGGCAGGCGCCGCCACCTGCGGGACGACAGGCGTGAGCGTTGCCGCGCCGGACCGCGCCTCACGTGACGGGCCGGCGGTACGGGCGGGCAGCACCGTCTGTGCGAGCGGCGCGGCGACCTTCTGCGGAACGTACTTCCCGCCGTCGTCCTTGATGATATCCACCAGCAGGGCCGCACCCTGACGCACCGGGTACCCGGTGCGGATCATGCCCTCAAAGTGCTCCAGCCGCGTGGTGACGTGCAGTTCCCCGTAGTCCTTCAGCAGCTTCACGGCGACACTGCGGGCCACCTGGTGCTGCACGAGCGCCTGCAGCAGCGGGGATTCCAGCACCTGCGGTTCCGGGGACGGGTCGCCCTCGCTGCCGAACACGTACCGCACGGTCGCCTTCGAGCCGCGCCCCTCGTACTCGACCTTCTTCAGGAACTGGCGGCGCAGCAGTTCGTCGTGCGCCTCCTGCAGGTTGCGTTTAATGCGGTACGTTTCCGTCTCGGTGAGCTTGCAGTCCTGCGCCCAGTCGGACACCAGCACCGTGAACTCCTGATGGGGATGGGCGGGATCGTGCTCGTTGTGCTTGCGGCTGCTCAGCAGGCGGTACAGGGCGCGCGCCAGGGGGCGTTTCAGGCTGATCTGGAAGGCGATGTCGAGCGGGTGCGTGTACTCGTTCCGGATGGATTCCGCGACCGGGTCGGCCAGCTGGATGCTGAGCGTCGTTCCGCGGCTGATGCCGCGCACTTCCGGTGTGCTCTGACGGATCTGGCTGATGTAGCTGAACGTCACGCTGGCCCAGCCGTTCGGGCCCTCACCGCGCCGCCGCCATGCCCGGCCGATCACGTACTTCGCGACGGTCAGGCGACGCAGGGAGTTGGTGAGGCGCTCGTAGTTCGCGCCGTTGTCCTCGAAGCCCGCGCGCTGCAGCAGCTGGTACGCGGTGGTGTGCACGTACCCGTCAGTGGGCGCGCCCTGCTCGACGTACATGGTGTTGAGGGCCGTGACGAAGTCCCCGTCCACGCCGTGCGGGACGCCGCCCACCTGTTCCGGCGAAAAGCAGGAGAGTTCTCCGGCGTGTCCGTTCGTGTCGAAGGTCGTCTTCCAGGTGGTGTAGCTGTCCGCGATGCGTTCCTGCGCGCTGATCAGCCCGAGACGGGCGAGGTTGGTTTCGTCGAAGTGGCGGATCTCCCCGCTGGGTTTGGGAGCGGCATTGGACTTGGTGATCCGCTTCGCCATGATGACCGGGAGTATACACATTCCTTTCCCGGAAAACCCGCCGTGTCCACCGGTAGGCCTCGCGCGTGATGTTGATTTTTTAGTGATGTTTAAAAGATGTTCTAAAAGATTGATGATCAACATCAAGGGCGGCGGCGCAAATCGCGATAAACACGCACTTTTCCGGATTTATCCGCCGTGTCCACCGGTATAAACCGCCGTGTCCACCGGTAGTTCGGGGCCAGAAACCGCCGTGTCCACCGGTACAAACCGCCGTGTCCACCGGTAGGGTGTGGAGCAAAACCGCCGTGTCCACCGGTAGTGCCCTGGGAGAAACCGCCGTGTCGACCGGTAGTCGAATCGCAAAAACCGCCGTGTCCACCGGTACTGTTTTTCCAGAAACCGCCGTGTCGACCGGTAGTCGAATCGCAAAAACCGCCGTGTCCACCGGTAGTGCCCTGGGAGAAACCGCCGTGTCCACCGGTACTGTTTTCCCGAAAACCGCCGTGTCGACCGGTAGTCGAATCGCAAAAACCGCCGTGTCCACCGGTATCCGAATCGCAGAAACCGCCGTGTCCACCGGTACACTATGTCTAGACAAATGGCACTCTATAAATGGACTCGCTTTGTCTCTGATCCATAGAAACAGACCACTCAGCAGTTCTGTACCCTTCGTGCGCGCACGCCGTCCGCCATACTGAAATGAAGGACATCCATCCCGTATGCCCACCCGCGACCGTTGATCCGAACCGTCCCGGCCCTGGCGTACCCTCCATGCCGTCCACGCGCTACCGTACCTTCATGACGCTGCCCACCTCGGTCCGTGCGCTGGCTTCCTACCTCCCCTCCTGGCTCGAATACCAGCGCGATCTGGCGCGAATCCCGGGCGTGCAGGTGGCCGTCCGCGTGCACGGCGAACTGCTGGCGTCCTTCGCGCTCGGCGTGGCGAACGAGGCGACCGGCGAGCCCCTCACGCCCGCGCACCTCTTCCGGATCGCGTCGCACTCGAAGACCTTCACCGCCACCGGCGTCTTCCAGCTCATCGAGGACGGCGCGCTGCGGCTCGACGATCCCGCCGGACGCTGGATTCCGGAACTGCACGGCTCCCCCGCCGCCGGACTGACGGTGCGGGAACTGCTCGGCCACCAGTCCGGCATCAACCGTGACGGCGCAGACAGTGACTACTGGCAGCAGACGCACCCCTTCCCGGACCGGGACGCGCTGATCGCACTGTGCCGCGCGGACGCCGTGTTCGCCCCGAACGAGCACTTCAAGTACTCGAACATGGGGTACTCGCTGCTCGGCCTGATCCTCGAAGCGGCGTCCGGACAGTCGTACGCTGAGGTCATGGCCGCCCGTATCACCGGTCCGCTCGGCCTGCGCGACCTCGGGCCGGAACTCCCGGTGGCGCGCGAACCGGAACTCGCGGCCGGGCACAGCGGACGCCTCGCCGGGAACGACGCTCGGCGCGTGCTGCCGTCCACCGACACGCGCGCCATGGCGGCCGCCACCGGCTTCTACGGCACGGCCGAGGACGTGACCGCCTACCTGTCCGCGCACGTGCACGGCCGGACCGAACTGCTCACGGACGCGTCCAAGCGCCTGATGCAGCGCAGGGAATCCGGCATGACCCGCTCCCCGAACCGCTGGTACGGGCTGGGCTTCATTCTCGAAACGGTCGGCGGACGCACGCTCGTCGGGCACTCGGGCGGCTTTCCCGGACACATCACGCAGTCGTGGCTGGACCCTGAAACGGGTCTCGCGGTGGCGGTCCTCACCAACTGCCTCGGCGGGCCCGCCACCGAATGGGCGACGAACCTCGTCCGGCTGATCGACCTGACTGTCAATCCGCCCACCCGGAAGGACGCGGACGCTCCGGAAGTGGACCTGGACAGCTTCACCGGCCGTTTCGCGACGGACTGGGGCGCGTACGACGTGGTGAACCTGAACGGCCGACTCGTGTCGCTCGCCCCGCAGGGCGACCCCGGCATGAGCGTCACGGAACTGACGGTCGTGGACGCGGATACCCTCGCCCCGGCCCCAGAGTCGGGCTTCGGCGCGGTCGGGGAGGCCTACCACTACGAGCGCGACACCTCCGGCCGCACCGTATGGGTCCGGCAGGGCGGAGGTCGGGCCTGGCCCATCGCGGCGTACCGCGAACGGGCGGGCCTCGCTCCGCTGGCCTGAGTCGTCGGGCCTGCCCCGGTGCGGCCCCCACTCAGGGTGCAGAGGCCCACGCGCCATGACCGCCGGGCGCCCGGTCTGCCCGGCACCCCTGGACTTCCGCTTGACCTTGCCCCAGGGGCAGGGCTCAGCATGGGGGCACCTCCGGAGGTTCGACCATGACCCGACCCCTCACCCCGATGACAATCGGCGCGTTCTCCCGCGCCACCCGTCTGAGTGCGAAAGCACTGCGTCTGTACGGTGACCTGGGGCTTCTGACGCCCGCCCAGGTGGACGACCAGACAGGCTACCGCTTCTACCTGCCCGCCCAGCTGGAGACCGCGCGACTCATCGGTCTGCTGCGCGGACTGCACATGCCGCTCACCACCATCCGCGCCGTTCTGGACGCGCCTGTCGGCGCCCGACCCACCCTGGTCCGGGGGTACTGGAACGCGGCCGAGCAGCAACATCATGCCCGCTGCGCGCTCGCCCGGTACGTCCTGACGACCCTCGAAGGAGACACGCCCATGAACGGAACCTTCACCGTCCACACCCGCGAACAGCCTGTTCGGCAGCTCGCGACCCTTCAGCGCCGCGTGTTCCAGCCGGAACTCGACGGCTTTCTGGCGCCCAGCATCGCCCGGTTGACCGGGTTCGTGCCCGCCCGGGGGGCCGCGCTCACCGGACCGCCGTTCGTGATCTACCACGGTGCCGTGACTGCCGACAGTGACGGTCCCGTCGAGGTCTGCGTGCCTTACGAGGGCACCCTGGCGCCCGGCGACGACATCGTCCTGCGTGAGGAGGCCGCACACCACGAGGCGTACGTGACCGTCACGAGGAGGCAGTTCGAGTTTCCTGCCATTCTCGAAGCGTTCGACGTCACCGCGGCGTACGCCGACGCGCACGGCACCCGTGGTCCACTGATCTGCCGTGAGGTCTACCCCTACGACTGGGACGCCGCCGGGCCTGACGATCCGGTCGGAGAGGTCGCCTGGCCGTACGTCCCGGCCTGAAGGCACCCCGCAGGGGCGCAGCGTCAAGGCCGCCCGGCGTCCACCCGGGCGGCCCTGACTCGTGCGTCCTCAGCGCAGCTGTTCGAGGATGGTGGGATCCTGAATCTTACGGTCCTCGGCGAGGAGCAGCACCTTGCTGACGACCTCGGCGGTGCGCGGGTCAGGATCCGCGAACGGCAGGAACACGCGGCCCTGCTGCCCGTTGTGTACGGGAATGATGCACAGGGATCCGCCGGGCTGGCGGTGAACGGTGCCGCTGCCGAGGTGCACGGTGTACTGCGCGTGGTGCCCGTCGATCAGGGCGTGGTCGTGCTGCACGCGGACGTTGCCGAGGTTCAGGAGGCGCAGCGTCTCGCGCAGCAGGGCGGCGCGCATCTCGGTGGTGCTCTGCGTGGCTTCCGGGTCGACGCCGCCGACATGCGCGACGGACACGACGAGGTCGAGGTCGCGCATGGTCTCGCTGAACACGCGGGGCGGCACCTGCGAGAGGATCAGGGGCTCGGTCGCGCCGTGCGGCAGGAAGTACGCGGCGTTCAGCGGGGTGCCCTCGACCTCGTTCGGGGTGCCGTAGCCGAGGCTGGTGTCGATCCAGACGTTGAGGCCCTCGGCATGCCAGGTCTTGCGGACGCCTTCCTCGGGCACCGGTACCCAGCCGCGCGTCTTGAGGAGCGCGGCGGCCTTGCCGGGCTGCACGTGATGGCCGTCGAAGCGCGTGCTGCGTTTCGCGTCCGCTTCGGCCGGGGTGGGCGGGTAGTACTCGCGGAACACCTGCTTGAACGGCTGCGTGACGCCGCGCTCCATGACCTGTGCCTGGAAGGTCGGCCACTGGCGGAGCGTGAACAGGTCGTGCGGGTGCGCGAGGCGCAGGGCGTGATCACCGGTCGGCTGCGGGCCTGCGGGCGTGTCCAGGGTGTCGCCCTGCCACCACCCGGCGTGCTCCTCGTTCATGACCCACACGAGGCTGCGCAGCATCGGCGCGATGACGGGGTGCGCGGCGAGGTCACTCAGTTCCTGCGGCTGCAGGTGGTCGCCGCGGATCATGGCGTCCTCCAGCGCGGCGCGCATGCGGCCCCGCGTGGCGTTCAGTTCCGTGACGCTCTCCCGGAGGGCGATCACCTCCGGCACCTTCTTCAGGGCAGGCGGCAGGGCTTTGAGGGCTTTCTCGCCGCGCCGGACGGTCATGCTGGCCTCCCCGGCGTCCGTGAGGGCGATGCCGAGCGTCACGCCGTCCACGGTGACGGTCTGCGTCCAGTCAGGCGCGGTGCGGGCCTCCATGGCCCACACGAGCCGCTGCGGGTCCGTGTACCCGGCCGTGCGGGCGAGGTTGTGCAGGCCGATGTCGGCCGCGCGGCGCTCGCTCGCCTGACGCTGCGCGCCGAACTGCCGCGCGCCGCGCTGGAACTCGCTGATCACGCGGTAGCGTTCCGTCACGTGACGGGCCGCTACCGCCTTCGCACGTGCCAGCGGCAGCAGGCCCAGGGCGCGCACGGCGTCCTGATTGCGCTTGTCTTGAATACGGCCGCGCAGTTCCGCCTCGTCCAGCTCGCCGAGGACCGCACGGGCGAACGTTTCGGCGCGCTTGTGCCCGCCGCTGCTGCTGGCGTACTTCGCGGCGTCCAGCAGCGCCGCGAACCGCTGCGCGCCCAGCGCCTTGAAGGTCCGCCGGAACCACGCGACGTCCACGGCGCCCTCGGTCAGATCGGCGGCACTCAGGGGGGTGCGTTCGGCGATCTCGGCCTCCCACGCCTGCCGCACGTCCTCCGGGACGCTCCAGTTGCTGTCGCGGGTGTGCGCGTGCAGCCAGTACACGCCGTCCTGCAGGCCGCGCCAGCCGAGCGCGCCGGACACCAGCGGCGCCCACTGCGGCGCGAACATGGCGAGGTCCAGCAGGCGCGCCTCCGGAATTCCGAGCGCCTGCACCTGCGCCTGGAAACGCTGAGGCGTGTCACCGGGCAGTGGGAACGACACGCGGATCAGGTGGCTGAACGTCACGTCGCGGCTCTCGTTGCGGCCCTGATACCCGCGTTTCAGAGAATTTTTACCCAGGGCGGCCAGCAGGCGCAGCGGCAGGTCCGCGCCGTGCGTGCCCTGCAGGGCCAGCGCGGGCAGCGTGGCGGGCGTTTCGAGGTCGCCGCGCGCGAGTTCGACCTCCAGCACCCGGTCCCGCACGGCGTTGACGGCCGTCAGCCAGTCGGGGTGGGTGGGCAGGTCTGCCCTGACGGTCCGGCGCGTGTAGGCGCCCAGGTCCCGGAAGTCGTTACCGGAGGAATACCCCCCTTGTTCCGGGCGTCCCCCGATCAGCTGGTCGAGCAGGTCGTCACGGTTCGCCCAGCCGTGCGCGTACGCGTGCAGCAGCAGGGCCGTGTCCGGCCGCTGGCGCGGCAGGTTCGGGAACGCCTGCCCACGGTACAGGATCAGGTTCCACAGGCGCTGCACCTGCTCCGCCGTCCAGGTGACCCAGGAACCGCGCGGCATCAGGGGGTGCAGCAGGTCGCGGGGGTCCTCGCGCCGCCAGGTGTACTGCGGATCCACGTGCACCCGCACGTCCGTCGGCAGGTACGACAGGGCCGTCTCCCAGGCGTCCAGTGCCATCTCGGTGTCGGTGGGCGTGGCGTGCTGATCGTGCAGGGCGTCCACGATCACGCGCGCGAGATCCGGGTGCGCCAGACGCAATGAGACGAGCGGGCCGAGCGTGCGGTGCAGGGTGCGGCGGCGCAGGTCCTGACGCACCCCGGCGGCGTCCACGGTCGCGCGGTGCTCGGCCAGTTCGTCCTCGTCGGCGTCCTCCAGCAGGTCCTGAAGGCCTTCCGGGTCGAGGCCCAGCAGGTCCAGCACCTCGGCCTCCAGTTCGCTGGCGTCCGGGGTGGCGTCGGAACTGGTGGCTTCAGGGCTGGCGGCGTCGGTGCCGTCCAGTTCGCTCTGCAGTTCGCTTTCGGTGGTGTCGGTGCGGGCGACGAAGTGCGCCAGCGTCCAGCGCATGCGGGTCAGGTCACCGTCCTGCGCGTCCGGGCGGGCATTCCACCACGCCTGCCACAGGTCGTCGAGCGGCATGGGTTGCCCGTCCCGGCCGGGCCGCAGGTGCCAGGGGCTGACGTTGCCGAGCAGTACGGTCTCGCTGCCGTCCCAGCCGACGCCCACCAGTGGTGTCTCGCGGTGCTGGACGATCAGGGCGTCCAGGCTGCGCAGCAGGGCCGCGCCGCGCTGCAATTCCGCCGGGTAGTCCCGCGTGCGCGCCTGCAGGGGCGCGGGGCGGGTCAGGCGGGACGGGTCGAACAGGCCGAGTCCGTCCTGCAGGCTGACCTGTGAGCCGGGGTCCGTCAGCCGCGCGAGCAGGGTTTCCTCGGTGATGTTTTTCGGGCGGAAGTCACCGGGCAGGGCGCCGCCCGTCTCGATCAGGAGTTGCAGGCCCGCCTGCCGCTGGTCGGTGTTCCCGCCGAGCAGGGTGTGGGCGCTCGTCTGCGCCTGGACGGGATCGCTGGCGAGCAGGCGGATCAGGCCGCGGCGCAGGTCGGCACTCCTGCGTTTCAGCAGGGTGTGCACGGCGCCGATCTCGGCGGGATCGGGCGTGAAGTGCGCCATGACGGTCACGGCTTCCTGCGAGACGCTGCTGTTGCGGTCCTGAAGCAGGGTCAGCAGCAGGGCGCGGGCCGGGCCGTCCAGGGGCGCCTTCCCGGCCTGCTCGCCCAGGGCGCGCAGCACGGCCGTCTTGCCGTACACGCTCATGCTGCCCAGGTGCGGGGCGAGGACCGTGAAGGACCGCTCGCCGCGCAGGGCGGGCAGGGCGTCCAGGGCGGAGTCGCGGGCCGGAATCTGCCCCAGCCACGGGAACAGGATCGGGTCGTGCCGCGCCGATTCCGGCAGGCGCAGGGCGTACGCCTCGTACGCTTCGAAGGTGTAGCCGGGGTTCACGCTGCCCCAGCGGTTCAGGATGCCGCCCGCCAGCGCGGCGATGCGCAGGTCCGGGTCACGCAGGAGCGTCAGGCGGTCGTCGTCCGTGAGGAGTTCGGCGGCCAGCAGGTACTGCGCGGCCGCCATGCGTCTCGCTGCGTCGGCGTCCGTGAGCAGCGGGCGGGCGAGGTCGGCGGCGTGCACGGCGTCGCGCATGGCGAGCGTGAACAGCGCCAGGTACGCGTCCACGCCGGACCCTGACGGCACGGCCGCGCGGGCTGCCGCCGGGTCGTCCAGGTAGGCGAGCGCCTGCGTGAGGTGGGCGCGCACCGTCCTGACATCGGTCACGTCGTAGTTCAGCCCGAACCATACGCACGCGGCACGCAGGGTCGCAGCGAAGCGCAGCAGGTCCTCCTGCAGGATCAGGCGCAGGGTGCGGGTGAAGGCGTCCGGGCTGGCCTCGTCCACCGTCTCGAGGATCACCTGACGCAGGCCCTCCTGACGCTGCGCGGCGAGCAGCAGGCCCTCCGCGAGCGTCCAGGCATCCTCACGGGTGCTGGACAGCAGGGCGCCGGGCACGTGGCGGCCCATGCGCGCCACCGGGTGCTGCGTGCCCGCCGTGTCGCGCAGCACGCCGTACACGTCCTCGTTGCCGTCGCTGATCGCCTGACCGAGCAGCAGGCCCAGGCCGTGCGACTGCCAGGCGTTCAGCAGGCCCGCGTGCACCGCGAACCACTCGATGGGCTGTGGGTACTCAC
The window above is part of the Deinococcus aquiradiocola genome. Proteins encoded here:
- a CDS encoding M15 family metallopeptidase; amino-acid sequence: MRPLLPARCLRALGLTACWLAVTGLTGLNAARALTPADTRAAAALVAAYPAFLQGVTDRDLLWRDGTRMALARAPAGTYTQRLDAPGLLDQLDARYPACSPLSAPAFLADPGRTRFTALFQKMYGGTAAAVRAHLRPVDWLGQTVLVTDVNGAASSLRAVAAEVARHPEWRTYAVPSAGTFLWRTVAGTPRRSVHSYGAAIDLHTAHAAYWAWDGYREGERGVRWRNAFPVGLVQTFERHGWIWGGRWYHYDTMHFEYRPELTRACHS
- a CDS encoding replication initiator protein A; the protein is MAKRITKSNAAPKPSGEIRHFDETNLARLGLISAQERIADSYTTWKTTFDTNGHAGELSCFSPEQVGGVPHGVDGDFVTALNTMYVEQGAPTDGYVHTTAYQLLQRAGFEDNGANYERLTNSLRRLTVAKYVIGRAWRRRGEGPNGWASVTFSYISQIRQSTPEVRGISRGTTLSIQLADPVAESIRNEYTHPLDIAFQISLKRPLARALYRLLSSRKHNEHDPAHPHQEFTVLVSDWAQDCKLTETETYRIKRNLQEAHDELLRRQFLKKVEYEGRGSKATVRYVFGSEGDPSPEPQVLESPLLQALVQHQVARSVAVKLLKDYGELHVTTRLEHFEGMIRTGYPVRQGAALLVDIIKDDGGKYVPQKVAAPLAQTVLPARTAGPSREARSGAATLTPVVPQVAAPAEEQAEEREFYALPVEVQAARAVSTLKFLLRGAGNEGILTRIQEAVLSGTLDGYDLIRQAGRAAAELKMQEFVDDLRLFAGRP
- a CDS encoding serine hydrolase domain-containing protein, whose amino-acid sequence is MTLPTSVRALASYLPSWLEYQRDLARIPGVQVAVRVHGELLASFALGVANEATGEPLTPAHLFRIASHSKTFTATGVFQLIEDGALRLDDPAGRWIPELHGSPAAGLTVRELLGHQSGINRDGADSDYWQQTHPFPDRDALIALCRADAVFAPNEHFKYSNMGYSLLGLILEAASGQSYAEVMAARITGPLGLRDLGPELPVAREPELAAGHSGRLAGNDARRVLPSTDTRAMAAATGFYGTAEDVTAYLSAHVHGRTELLTDASKRLMQRRESGMTRSPNRWYGLGFILETVGGRTLVGHSGGFPGHITQSWLDPETGLAVAVLTNCLGGPATEWATNLVRLIDLTVNPPTRKDADAPEVDLDSFTGRFATDWGAYDVVNLNGRLVSLAPQGDPGMSVTELTVVDADTLAPAPESGFGAVGEAYHYERDTSGRTVWVRQGGGRAWPIAAYRERAGLAPLA
- a CDS encoding MerR family transcriptional regulator, whose amino-acid sequence is MTRPLTPMTIGAFSRATRLSAKALRLYGDLGLLTPAQVDDQTGYRFYLPAQLETARLIGLLRGLHMPLTTIRAVLDAPVGARPTLVRGYWNAAEQQHHARCALARYVLTTLEGDTPMNGTFTVHTREQPVRQLATLQRRVFQPELDGFLAPSIARLTGFVPARGAALTGPPFVIYHGAVTADSDGPVEVCVPYEGTLAPGDDIVLREEAAHHEAYVTVTRRQFEFPAILEAFDVTAAYADAHGTRGPLICREVYPYDWDAAGPDDPVGEVAWPYVPA
- a CDS encoding DUF4132 domain-containing protein; the encoded protein is MDVQDSLRPFQQPWKPGFDERLGTLPPELSAPLEASQRSSNHHWERELTQEAVTDLLHASTPETRRMIAAVFFPQFPDVAARTLDALLTRHPYPQGYARRAFRAPGHRLAAAHAQTWLWQAWNATREYPQPIEWFAVHAGLLNAWQSHGLGLLLGQAISDGNEDVYGVLRDTAGTQHPVARMGRHVPGALLSSTREDAWTLAEGLLLAAQRQEGLRQVILETVDEASPDAFTRTLRLILQEDLLRFAATLRAACVWFGLNYDVTDVRTVRAHLTQALAYLDDPAAARAAVPSGSGVDAYLALFTLAMRDAVHAADLARPLLTDADAARRMAAAQYLLAAELLTDDDRLTLLRDPDLRIAALAGGILNRWGSVNPGYTFEAYEAYALRLPESARHDPILFPWLGQIPARDSALDALPALRGERSFTVLAPHLGSMSVYGKTAVLRALGEQAGKAPLDGPARALLLTLLQDRNSSVSQEAVTVMAHFTPDPAEIGAVHTLLKRRSADLRRGLIRLLASDPVQAQTSAHTLLGGNTDQRQAGLQLLIETGGALPGDFRPKNITEETLLARLTDPGSQVSLQDGLGLFDPSRLTRPAPLQARTRDYPAELQRGAALLRSLDALIVQHRETPLVGVGWDGSETVLLGNVSPWHLRPGRDGQPMPLDDLWQAWWNARPDAQDGDLTRMRWTLAHFVARTDTTESELQSELDGTDAASPEATSSDATPDASELEAEVLDLLGLDPEGLQDLLEDADEDELAEHRATVDAAGVRQDLRRRTLHRTLGPLVSLRLAHPDLARVIVDALHDQHATPTDTEMALDAWETALSYLPTDVRVHVDPQYTWRREDPRDLLHPLMPRGSWVTWTAEQVQRLWNLILYRGQAFPNLPRQRPDTALLLHAYAHGWANRDDLLDQLIGGRPEQGGYSSGNDFRDLGAYTRRTVRADLPTHPDWLTAVNAVRDRVLEVELARGDLETPATLPALALQGTHGADLPLRLLAALGKNSLKRGYQGRNESRDVTFSHLIRVSFPLPGDTPQRFQAQVQALGIPEARLLDLAMFAPQWAPLVSGALGWRGLQDGVYWLHAHTRDSNWSVPEDVRQAWEAEIAERTPLSAADLTEGAVDVAWFRRTFKALGAQRFAALLDAAKYASSSGGHKRAETFARAVLGELDEAELRGRIQDKRNQDAVRALGLLPLARAKAVAARHVTERYRVISEFQRGARQFGAQRQASERRAADIGLHNLARTAGYTDPQRLVWAMEARTAPDWTQTVTVDGVTLGIALTDAGEASMTVRRGEKALKALPPALKKVPEVIALRESVTELNATRGRMRAALEDAMIRGDHLQPQELSDLAAHPVIAPMLRSLVWVMNEEHAGWWQGDTLDTPAGPQPTGDHALRLAHPHDLFTLRQWPTFQAQVMERGVTQPFKQVFREYYPPTPAEADAKRSTRFDGHHVQPGKAAALLKTRGWVPVPEEGVRKTWHAEGLNVWIDTSLGYGTPNEVEGTPLNAAYFLPHGATEPLILSQVPPRVFSETMRDLDLVVSVAHVGGVDPEATQSTTEMRAALLRETLRLLNLGNVRVQHDHALIDGHHAQYTVHLGSGTVHRQPGGSLCIIPVHNGQQGRVFLPFADPDPRTAEVVSKVLLLAEDRKIQDPTILEQLR